The nucleotide sequence TGTTTAAACACTATTACACCTTTACACAGCAtgatttcaatttcaaaattCTCAGTAGAAATAAGTTTCTGATTTGGTTTCTGTAAATATTTGCGTACTATACTGGGGTATCCACATTTTAAGTTTCATTACTCTCGAACCCCATGAATCATTCCGATATGGGTCAGTATTAGTAAATATTTATCAGATTACCACTGGATCTTATCCTTTAATGTATCAATTCTGAACGTATAAAATAGGaaaggaaaatataaataataaacaaaactataaatgttCCTAATATGGTCAGAATTGACTCGACCTCTAGTTGATTCAGAGGGTTAAAATGCCTGCTTGTTTTGGTGTAGAATTATTCACACTTGCAGATGCTCATGCGACAGCACTTCAGCTTCTACTAGCTTATGAAACCGTTGTTCCTCTAAAAACTGTTGCTTTAGCATTTTACACTACACAGGAAGACAGGCTTCATTGTATACCGCAAACACTGTTGCAACAAATTTTTACTTCTTCCAACTTATAGTGGTGTGGGGAGTGTTGCTACATGAGTTAATTTCTGTTAATCCAATTAGAAATTATGTCACCGATGTTAAATCTATGCTATACATGAAGACCACCTTCCGGAAGTGACATCACAGTGGTATTTCTGTTGTAGAGCTGTGTTAATGCAAAACTTTGAACTCCATTTTCAGAAACAACGCAGTAGCTCTGACTTTGGACTACCATGACACTCAATGACACTACACATCACTGTGGTACTTCAATTCAGGACCTGGTGGCATCCGTCCTTCCTCCTATACTCATCATTGAGCTGTTACTCGGCGTGCCTGGCAATGTCGTGGCACTGTTAGTCTTCAGCAGAACCCTTAGGACTTGGAGGGCCAACGTCATGTTCCTCTTCAACCTGGTTTTGTCTGACTTTCTGCTTCTTGTGAGCCTACCTTTCCGCATCGACAACTTCGTGCGTAGGGAGAGTTGGATATTTGGAGACGCCTGGTGTCGTATCAACTTATTCATGCTGTCAGTCAATCGTTCGGCTAGCATTGCCTTCATGACTGCCGTGGCTGTAGACCGCTACTTGAAAGTGGCCCATCCGCATCACAAAATTAATTACATAAGCTCAAAACAAGCAGCCGGGGTTGCCTGCTTCATCTGGGCTGCTGTGATATCTCTGAAGATCCCTTTGCTGGCCGAGAAACTTCTGACCATAGAAAACAACACCTATCTGTGTAGGAGCTTCAGTAACTATCAGAAAGCATCACCAGGTCTCCGCTTGCActatgttgtgtttgtgttagagTTTTTTCTGCCACTATTACTCCTGAGCTTTTGCTCTGTGAGAATTGCATGTATCCTACGTACACGTCAGATGGACaagaaaaagaaagggaaaaggGCTATTCGGACTGTCCGGGTGATCGTTGGGATTTTTGTCTTCTGCTTCTTTCCTGGCATCGCCACAGGATTGACAGCACTCTATTTGAAAATCCTTGGAACTGAGTACTGTAAGGCTTACATGTTCACCAGTCAGTTGTTTTCTACGTCCATAGCCTTCACTTACCTAAACAGTGCTCTGGACCCACTCATCTACTGCTTCTCCAG is from Carassius auratus strain Wakin chromosome 13, ASM336829v1, whole genome shotgun sequence and encodes:
- the LOC113113039 gene encoding hydroxycarboxylic acid receptor 2 yields the protein MTLNDTTHHCGTSIQDLVASVLPPILIIELLLGVPGNVVALLVFSRTLRTWRANVMFLFNLVLSDFLLLVSLPFRIDNFVRRESWIFGDAWCRINLFMLSVNRSASIAFMTAVAVDRYLKVAHPHHKINYISSKQAAGVACFIWAAVISLKIPLLAEKLLTIENNTYLCRSFSNYQKASPGLRLHYVVFVLEFFLPLLLLSFCSVRIACILRTRQMDKKKKGKRAIRTVRVIVGIFVFCFFPGIATGLTALYLKILGTEYCKAYMFTSQLFSTSIAFTYLNSALDPLIYCFSSSVFRNYLKSVVNRIGIIELTVSRRGSTHSGCD